Proteins co-encoded in one Malus domestica chromosome 09, GDT2T_hap1 genomic window:
- the LOC139188265 gene encoding seed biotin-containing protein SBP65-like yields MKYMKFHTGKTAVEKTIPLAEKAKVVAVSVGQTTLHYEEERAAKAKDMTLKGGKTTATYASDVAMKAKDMTQGSGKTAAACAGDVAVDLKDKVTVVGWTAVQYTTEAAVEGTIKAAKVVMKVAEDAGHKVVDIVSKPLGMAKDAAVVAEEKAEEYTARKREEAQKELEAKRSAVKQNKQQLSRLQVGEAGVGRLGAVTETST; encoded by the exons atgaaatatatgaagttTCACACAGGCAAGACTGCCGTGGAAAAAACAATTCCATTGGCAGAGAAAGCCAAAGTCGTTGCGGTTTCTGTAGGTCAGACCACTCTACATTACGAGGAAGAAAGGGCGGCGAAGGCTAAGGACATGACTTTGAAGGGCGGGAAGACTACGGCGACATATGCAAGTGATGTGGCAATGAAGGCCAAGGACATGACTCAGGGGAGTGGGAAGACTGCGGCTGCGTGTGCAGGTGATGTGGCGGTGGACTTAAAGGACAAGGTGACTGTGGTCGGTTGGACTGCAGTGCAGTACACCACTGAAGCAGCAGTGGAGGGGACTATAAAGGCAGCGAAGGTTGTCATGAAGGTGGCTGAAGATGCGGGGCATAAAGTTGTGGATATTGTTTCGAAGCCTTTGGGTATGGCTAAAGATGCTGCTGTGGTGGCAGAGGAGAAGGCTGAGGAGTACACTGCCAGGAAGAGGGAGGAGGCACAGAAAGAACTGGAGGCCAAGAGATCGGCAGTTAAGCAAAATAAGCAGCAG TTAAGCCGATTGCAAGTGGGAGAGGCTGGTGTGGGGAGGCTGGGAGCAGTCACGGAGACTTCTACTTGA
- the LOC103429412 gene encoding signaling peptide TAXIMIN 1 gives MCSSEGDCRPLGFLLGLPFALLSLLLSIVGIVIWIVGLLLTCICPCCLCVTVIVELALQLVKAPIHVMEWFTSQIPC, from the exons ATGTGCTCTTCGGAGGGTGATTGCAGGCCTTTGGGCTTTCTACTGGGCCTTCCGTTCGCTCTCCTCTCCCTCCTTCTCTCCATTGTCGGCATCGTCATCTGGATCGTGGG ATTGTTGCTGACGTGCATATGCCCGTGCTGTTTGTGCGTGACGGTGATCGTGGAGTTGGCTCTGCAGTTGGTCAAAGCCCCAATTCATGTCATGGAGTGGTTCACTTCTCAAATCCCCTGTTAA